From Pseudanabaena galeata CCNP1313, a single genomic window includes:
- a CDS encoding helicase-related protein produces MPSYNIGSVVTCRDRQWVVLPSDNSDVIRLRPLSGNEDEVCGVFNKLGLEVIESAEFPAPQPEAIQDRQAALLLMDAARLSLRNGAGPFRSLGRLSVYPRPYQMVPLLMALRLATVRLLIADDVGIGKTIEAGLIAREMLDRQEIKRLAVLCPPHLCDQWQKELREKFHIEAVVIRSGTVGKLERSLPAGDHHVFGYYPHIIVSLDYAKSDKRRASFLAHCPDLVIVDEAHTCSRPSGQSASQQQRHQLVNEIATKQDQHLMLLSATPHSGIEESFLSILGLIKPEFAAMNLEQLSEKERIKLASHFIQRRRADVKQWLGSETPFPERLSTELSYKLTREYRELFNEVYDFARGLVKGVTDDMSYAQKRGRYWAALALIRCVMSSPAAAVVTLSKQVEKREVSERLEAEAIDEDLMASYVYDPTEQEQAADAQPTLAIEQGQQQYRDSDRRKLKAFVQSAEKLYGAKDAKLQQAIATIIKLLEEGHHPIIWCRYIATAQYVAKHLGDVLKQKLDKKGDRLRVLAITGEQSEDEREIFLNELASYPQRVLVATDCLSEGVNLQEHFSAVLHYDLPWNPNRLEQREGRVDRYGQKAAVVKCALLCGQDNPIDDVVLKVLIRKAVKIHRSLGITVPVPMDNANITERIFNSLFEYESAGVQLSMFDAGSQLALLDAEMNRIWEQAEEKVSRTRFAQRAITSEDVQQELIESDRVLGSATEIERFVRSACGRLEAFLIPKTIHKHPCYVLPNIPPQIAPSLSAFSGNQQKLTLSFVSPTPDGVEFIGRNHPLVESLARFLLEDVLSNIAKPVAARCGFTVTDAVTKRTTLLLLRLRHLIDSPKQGLKEDKSLLAEECLVVGFTGSTANPIWLEPSEALRLIETAEPVTDPPSLGLVRSDMRDLLESMEDLQEELELIARARSQDLAQSHRRVRAITKEGQVKVKAQLPMDLLGVYVLKPK; encoded by the coding sequence ATGCCTAGTTATAACATTGGTTCTGTAGTTACTTGTCGCGATCGCCAGTGGGTCGTTTTGCCTTCGGATAATTCTGATGTGATTAGGCTACGACCTTTAAGTGGGAATGAGGATGAGGTTTGTGGTGTTTTCAATAAGCTGGGACTAGAAGTAATCGAATCAGCCGAATTTCCTGCGCCACAACCTGAAGCAATTCAAGATCGTCAAGCAGCTTTGTTATTGATGGATGCAGCAAGGCTGAGTTTACGGAATGGAGCGGGACCTTTTCGGAGTTTGGGGAGATTGTCGGTTTATCCGCGTCCCTATCAGATGGTTCCTTTGCTGATGGCTTTGCGATTAGCAACAGTACGCTTACTAATTGCTGATGATGTTGGGATTGGGAAGACGATTGAGGCAGGATTGATTGCAAGGGAAATGCTCGATCGCCAAGAGATTAAGCGCCTTGCGGTTTTATGTCCGCCACACCTCTGCGATCAATGGCAAAAGGAGTTACGGGAAAAGTTTCATATTGAGGCAGTCGTGATTCGGTCAGGGACAGTGGGCAAATTAGAGCGATCGCTACCTGCGGGAGATCATCATGTATTTGGCTACTATCCCCATATCATCGTTAGTCTCGACTATGCCAAGTCCGATAAACGGCGAGCGAGTTTTTTAGCCCATTGTCCTGATCTGGTCATTGTTGATGAGGCGCATACCTGTTCGCGTCCAAGTGGTCAAAGCGCTTCGCAACAGCAGCGTCATCAGTTAGTTAATGAGATTGCGACAAAGCAGGATCAACATTTAATGCTGCTATCAGCAACGCCCCACAGCGGCATTGAAGAATCTTTCTTATCAATTTTGGGTTTGATTAAGCCAGAATTTGCGGCGATGAATTTAGAACAGCTCTCGGAAAAAGAAAGAATTAAACTAGCCAGTCATTTTATCCAACGCCGTCGCGCTGATGTAAAGCAGTGGCTAGGCAGTGAAACCCCGTTTCCTGAAAGATTATCCACTGAGCTTAGTTACAAGCTGACGCGAGAATATCGGGAATTATTTAATGAGGTTTATGATTTTGCGCGAGGCTTGGTTAAGGGTGTTACTGATGATATGTCCTATGCCCAAAAGCGGGGACGTTATTGGGCGGCGTTGGCGCTGATTCGATGTGTGATGTCATCACCTGCGGCGGCGGTAGTTACATTGAGTAAACAGGTGGAAAAACGTGAGGTTTCGGAGCGATTAGAGGCAGAAGCGATCGATGAAGACTTGATGGCATCCTATGTTTATGATCCGACAGAACAGGAACAGGCTGCTGATGCTCAACCGACTTTAGCGATCGAGCAGGGACAGCAACAATATCGAGATAGCGATCGCCGTAAGCTTAAAGCCTTTGTCCAGTCTGCTGAAAAACTCTACGGGGCAAAGGATGCCAAGTTGCAACAGGCGATCGCTACTATCATCAAGCTCTTGGAAGAAGGACATCATCCGATTATCTGGTGTCGCTATATTGCCACGGCGCAGTATGTAGCTAAGCATTTGGGGGATGTGCTGAAACAAAAGCTCGACAAAAAAGGCGATCGCTTGCGGGTGTTGGCGATTACGGGCGAGCAGTCGGAAGATGAACGGGAGATATTTTTAAACGAACTTGCCAGCTATCCCCAGCGAGTGCTAGTGGCAACGGATTGCTTGAGTGAAGGTGTAAATTTGCAAGAGCATTTCTCGGCGGTGCTGCACTATGACTTACCTTGGAATCCGAACCGACTGGAACAGCGTGAGGGGAGAGTTGATCGCTATGGACAGAAAGCTGCGGTCGTGAAATGTGCCTTGCTCTGTGGACAGGACAACCCCATTGATGATGTGGTCTTGAAAGTATTGATTCGCAAGGCGGTTAAAATCCATCGATCCTTGGGAATTACTGTGCCTGTGCCAATGGATAATGCCAATATTACCGAGCGTATTTTTAACTCCCTATTTGAATACGAATCGGCAGGGGTACAGCTTTCTATGTTTGACGCTGGCTCGCAGTTGGCGCTACTGGACGCTGAAATGAATCGGATTTGGGAGCAAGCTGAGGAAAAAGTTAGCCGTACAAGGTTTGCTCAGAGGGCGATTACTTCGGAGGATGTGCAACAGGAATTAATTGAGTCCGATCGCGTGTTGGGTAGTGCCACAGAAATTGAGCGCTTTGTGCGATCGGCTTGTGGGCGTTTGGAGGCTTTTCTTATTCCCAAAACGATTCATAAGCATCCTTGCTATGTGCTGCCAAATATCCCGCCCCAGATTGCTCCAAGTCTGTCAGCTTTCTCAGGAAATCAGCAAAAGCTAACTCTTTCCTTTGTCAGTCCTACGCCTGATGGAGTGGAATTTATTGGGCGCAATCATCCCCTAGTCGAAAGCTTGGCGCGATTTCTATTAGAGGATGTCTTGAGTAATATAGCCAAGCCTGTGGCGGCGCGTTGTGGTTTCACAGTGACAGATGCGGTGACTAAGCGCACGACGTTATTACTATTGCGCTTACGGCATTTGATTGATAGCCCCAAACAAGGACTTAAAGAGGATAAAAGTCTATTAGCTGAAGAATGTTTAGTGGTTGGTTTTACAGGCTCAACTGCAAATCCGATTTGGTTGGAACCAAGTGAGGCTTTAAGGTTAATTGAAACTGCTGAACCCGTTACCGATCCGCCTAGTTTGGGACTGGTACGATCGGATATGCGCGACTTGTTAGAAAGTATGGAAGATTTGCAGGAGGAGTTGGAGTTAATTGCGAGGGCGCGATCGCAGGATTTAGCGCAATCTCACCGTAGAGTTAGAGCAATTACGAAGGAGGGACAGGTCAAAGTGAAGGCTCAGTTACCGATGGATCTGCTCGGTGTCTATGTTTTGAAACCTAAGTAG
- a CDS encoding fertility inhibition FinO-like protein: MAIQGKLELTIKINELPTDISVDKNGWKTFDLDCDGQILSVTVKPKVFKKLEDAQANYPQWVAAIAGKMGEATETGFVLLEPNIQVFEKKPKESKPAEEASPN; this comes from the coding sequence ATGGCAATACAAGGAAAACTGGAATTAACCATCAAAATTAATGAACTTCCTACCGATATATCTGTTGATAAAAATGGTTGGAAGACCTTTGATTTAGATTGTGACGGTCAAATCTTAAGCGTTACGGTGAAACCCAAAGTATTTAAGAAGTTGGAAGATGCACAGGCTAATTATCCGCAGTGGGTAGCGGCGATCGCAGGCAAGATGGGTGAAGCTACTGAAACAGGATTTGTTTTGCTTGAGCCAAATATCCAAGTATTTGAGAAAAAGCCCAAAGAATCCAAACCTGCTGAAGAAGCAAGCCCCAACTAA
- a CDS encoding IS4 family transposase: MKEISVFCEKLHEHLQWNGARLLFVSMFLIALMRVKTVNLAEIATGFSGEAKVESHYKRLQRFFREFEVDYESIALMVVKVMKIPEPWVISIDRTDWRFGKTVFNVLTLGVVHHGIAFPLVWMMLDKKGNSNTRERCELCNRFLEIFGDRKIDFLTADREFVGEEWFDYLLCDPCTHFRIRIRKNTLLDDGQKQLRADVCFQDLQVGQSKVLSKPRLVWQHWLYIAAMRLEDGDLLIVATAHDPNTAIADYAKRWAIETLFGCFKSRGFCLEATHLQAPERLSKLIALLTLALCWAFSSGLWLAQLNPLKPKKHGRLPKSIFRLGFDFLRHIIFDIHLNSEAFFNSIKFLSCT, translated from the coding sequence ATGAAAGAGATTAGCGTATTTTGCGAAAAGTTACATGAACATCTGCAATGGAATGGAGCAAGACTCTTATTTGTGTCGATGTTCCTGATCGCACTAATGCGAGTAAAGACAGTAAACCTAGCGGAAATCGCGACAGGATTTAGTGGAGAAGCCAAAGTCGAATCACACTATAAGCGGTTACAGAGATTTTTTCGAGAGTTTGAAGTGGACTATGAAAGCATCGCTTTAATGGTCGTCAAAGTGATGAAAATACCTGAACCATGGGTAATCAGTATCGACCGCACCGATTGGAGATTTGGTAAGACGGTATTTAATGTGCTGACATTGGGAGTAGTGCATCACGGTATCGCATTCCCGTTGGTCTGGATGATGCTGGACAAAAAAGGTAACTCGAACACCCGTGAACGTTGTGAATTGTGTAATCGATTTCTGGAAATATTTGGAGATCGCAAAATCGACTTTTTGACCGCAGACCGAGAATTTGTGGGGGAAGAATGGTTTGATTACTTGCTGTGTGACCCATGTACCCACTTTCGTATCCGTATTCGCAAAAACACCTTGCTTGACGATGGGCAGAAGCAACTACGGGCTGACGTTTGTTTCCAAGATCTCCAAGTTGGTCAATCGAAAGTATTGTCTAAGCCGAGGCTTGTTTGGCAACATTGGCTCTATATTGCGGCAATGCGTCTGGAGGATGGCGATTTGTTAATTGTAGCAACCGCTCATGACCCTAATACCGCTATTGCTGACTATGCCAAACGTTGGGCGATTGAGACTTTGTTTGGCTGTTTTAAATCCCGTGGCTTTTGTTTGGAGGCTACTCACCTTCAAGCCCCTGAACGCCTTTCTAAACTTATTGCTTTACTCACCCTCGCTTTATGTTGGGCTTTTTCTTCGGGGCTTTGGCTTGCTCAGCTCAATCCCCTCAAACCTAAAAAGCACGGTCGCTTACCTAAAAGCATTTTTCGTCTTGGTTTTGATTTTCTGCGTCATATCATCTTTGACATCCATCTCAATTCCGAGGCTTTCTTCAACTCCATTAAATTTTTGTCCTGTACTTAG
- a CDS encoding ParA family protein produces MLTIAIASLSGGQGKTTASLMLGRLLSRQGYPTLLIDADPQHNLTTYMDLDLQGNQPTLLELLKKSVSAEDGIYPSEGNDNLFLIPADDQLDTVQDYLSNSGVGATLLKRRIEPVADAFKVCIIDAPPQRSQICLTVLGAADALIIPAEASVKGYGSLVRTLDLLKTLQDVGATNAQVMGVLPFRDRWIGKTQTQESRSAVDGMREEVGESFILPSIRESERYKQAINRRSTLGEMGYSDLEYPFEVLIDKIKTLVK; encoded by the coding sequence ATGCTAACGATCGCGATCGCCTCTCTCAGTGGAGGACAAGGCAAAACTACCGCCTCACTAATGTTGGGTCGCCTACTCTCACGTCAAGGTTATCCAACCTTGTTAATTGATGCTGACCCACAACATAACTTAACTACCTACATGGACTTAGACCTCCAAGGAAATCAGCCAACTTTACTAGAATTATTAAAAAAATCTGTTTCCGCAGAAGACGGTATTTACCCTAGCGAAGGTAACGACAATTTATTTCTAATTCCTGCCGATGACCAACTTGATACAGTACAAGACTACCTCTCGAATAGTGGCGTAGGTGCTACCCTCTTGAAGCGGCGAATTGAACCCGTTGCTGATGCTTTTAAAGTTTGTATTATTGATGCCCCACCTCAACGCTCTCAAATCTGTCTCACTGTTTTAGGAGCTGCCGATGCCCTAATCATTCCTGCTGAGGCTTCAGTTAAAGGCTATGGCTCTTTGGTCAGAACATTGGATTTACTGAAAACTCTCCAAGATGTTGGAGCTACAAATGCTCAGGTTATGGGAGTACTCCCCTTTCGCGATCGTTGGATTGGCAAAACTCAAACCCAAGAGAGCCGCTCGGCTGTCGATGGGATGCGAGAAGAAGTGGGAGAAAGTTTTATTCTTCCTTCAATTCGCGAATCCGAACGATACAAGCAAGCCATCAACCGTCGATCTACTTTGGGCGAAATGGGCTACAGCGACTTGGAATATCCCTTTGAAGTTTTAATTGACAAGATCAAAACTTTAGTTAAATAA